The following proteins come from a genomic window of Kitasatospora cineracea:
- a CDS encoding HAD family hydrolase: MATRPTPREDLRAILFDSGGVLMRPIGGRWNPRADFEPTVLAHAPATTPERFAAAVAAGDRFLAATSSTPATDDYHRLLLHHLDVPPTPELLADLRRELPAAVLLETYPDVLPTLEELARRGVRMAVVSDAWPNLPTLHAGLGIDRFFEAYAISSVLGCNKPDPRMYHHASTALGLAPHHCLFVDDDPTLVAAALALGYTGRTLSRDTPASAPAPASASASAGVPAITSLADLLSLF; encoded by the coding sequence ATGGCGACACGACCCACTCCCCGGGAAGACCTCCGCGCGATCCTCTTCGACTCGGGCGGCGTCCTGATGCGCCCGATCGGCGGCCGCTGGAACCCCCGCGCGGACTTCGAACCGACCGTCCTGGCCCACGCACCCGCCACCACCCCCGAACGGTTCGCGGCCGCCGTCGCCGCGGGCGACCGCTTCCTCGCCGCCACCTCGTCGACCCCGGCGACCGACGACTACCACCGCCTGCTGCTCCACCACCTCGACGTGCCCCCGACCCCGGAACTCCTCGCCGACCTGCGCCGCGAACTCCCAGCGGCCGTCCTCCTGGAGACCTACCCCGACGTCCTGCCCACCCTGGAGGAACTCGCCCGCCGCGGCGTCCGGATGGCCGTGGTCTCCGACGCCTGGCCCAACCTCCCCACCCTGCACGCGGGCCTGGGCATCGACCGCTTCTTCGAGGCGTACGCGATCTCCTCCGTCCTCGGCTGCAACAAACCGGACCCGCGGATGTACCACCACGCCAGCACCGCACTCGGACTCGCCCCGCACCACTGCCTGTTCGTCGACGACGACCCGACCCTGGTCGCCGCCGCCCTCGCCCTCGGCTACACCGGCCGCACCCTCTCCCGCGACACTCCCGCCTCCGCCCCTGCCCCCGCCTCCGCCTCCGCCTCCGCCGGAGTTCCGGCCATCACCTCCCTGGCCGACCTGCTGTCCCTCTTCTGA
- a CDS encoding acyclic terpene utilization AtuA family protein — MVLRIGNASGFYGDRFDAFHEMLTGGPLDVLTGDYLAELTMLILARDRLRDPARGYARTFLRQAEQCLAEALDRGVRIVVNAGGLNPARLAEALRELAARQGLRARIGHVTGDELLPRAHEFGWTGEDPRRPLLAANAYLGAFGIAECLRAGADVVVTGRVTDAALVVGPGIAHHGWTPDDLDALAGAVVAGHVLECGAQATGGNYAFFAEHDVDHPGFPIAELHADGSSVITKHPGTGGAVTVETVTAQLLYETGGPRYLGPDVTARLDTVTLTAQGTDRVRIDGVRGEAPPSTLKVGLNRLGGYRNELVFVLTGLDVDAKSALVQRQLNRALAADPPAALRWTETRTQHPDADTEERASTLLRLTARDPQEHKVGRALTAAAVELGLAGYPGFHLTAPPARPSPYGVFESRELDQKAVDHTAHLPTGTPVPVPPPAATLHRQLPLPAPELPPPPEPGPTRRAPLGLIAGARSGDKGGDANLGVWARDEAGWRWLAHTLTTARLRELLPETGELEIERHLLPNLRAVNFTLRGLLGEGVAAQARFDPQVKALGEWLRSRHLDLPASLLPPAPPPAPPLPTTPPVRPEPPEAPL; from the coding sequence ATCGTGCTGCGGATCGGCAATGCGTCGGGGTTCTACGGGGACAGGTTCGACGCGTTCCACGAGATGCTGACGGGCGGCCCGCTGGACGTGCTCACAGGGGACTACCTGGCCGAACTGACCATGCTGATCCTGGCCCGCGACCGGCTGCGCGATCCCGCCCGGGGCTACGCGCGGACGTTCCTGCGGCAGGCCGAGCAGTGCCTCGCCGAGGCGCTCGACCGCGGCGTGCGGATCGTGGTGAACGCGGGCGGCCTCAACCCCGCCCGACTCGCCGAGGCGCTCCGCGAACTCGCCGCCCGGCAGGGCCTCCGGGCCAGGATCGGCCACGTCACCGGCGACGAACTCCTGCCCAGGGCCCACGAGTTCGGCTGGACGGGCGAAGACCCGCGCCGCCCGCTGCTGGCCGCGAACGCCTACCTGGGCGCGTTCGGGATCGCCGAGTGCCTGCGCGCGGGAGCGGACGTGGTGGTGACCGGACGGGTCACGGACGCCGCCCTGGTGGTCGGACCGGGCATCGCCCACCACGGCTGGACCCCGGACGACCTGGACGCGCTGGCGGGTGCGGTGGTGGCGGGCCACGTCCTGGAGTGCGGGGCGCAGGCGACCGGCGGGAACTACGCCTTCTTCGCCGAGCACGACGTCGACCACCCGGGCTTCCCGATCGCCGAACTGCACGCCGACGGCAGCAGCGTGATCACCAAGCACCCGGGCACCGGCGGCGCGGTGACCGTGGAGACCGTCACCGCCCAACTCCTCTACGAGACGGGCGGACCGCGCTACCTCGGGCCGGACGTCACCGCCCGCCTGGACACCGTGACGCTCACCGCCCAGGGCACCGACCGGGTCCGGATCGACGGGGTGCGCGGCGAGGCCCCGCCGTCCACCCTCAAGGTCGGGCTGAACCGGCTCGGCGGGTACCGCAACGAGCTGGTGTTCGTCCTCACCGGGTTGGACGTCGACGCCAAATCCGCCCTGGTGCAACGGCAGTTGAACCGCGCCCTGGCCGCCGATCCGCCGGCCGCGCTGCGCTGGACCGAGACCCGCACCCAGCACCCGGACGCCGACACCGAGGAACGCGCCAGCACCCTGCTCCGGCTCACCGCCCGCGACCCGCAGGAGCACAAGGTCGGCCGTGCCCTCACCGCCGCCGCCGTCGAACTCGGCCTGGCCGGCTACCCGGGCTTCCACCTGACCGCCCCGCCCGCCCGGCCCAGCCCCTACGGCGTGTTCGAGTCAAGGGAGTTGGACCAGAAGGCGGTCGACCACACCGCCCACCTGCCCACCGGCACCCCGGTCCCCGTTCCGCCCCCGGCCGCCACCCTCCACCGCCAGCTCCCGCTGCCCGCACCGGAGCTGCCACCACCCCCGGAGCCCGGGCCGACCCGCCGCGCCCCGCTCGGCCTGATCGCCGGAGCCCGCAGCGGCGACAAGGGTGGCGACGCCAACCTCGGCGTCTGGGCCCGCGACGAAGCCGGATGGCGCTGGCTCGCCCACACTCTCACCACCGCCAGACTGCGCGAACTCCTCCCCGAGACAGGTGAGTTGGAGATCGAACGGCACCTGCTCCCGAACCTCCGGGCGGTCAACTTCACCCTCCGCGGCCTGCTCGGCGAAGGCGTCGCCGCCCAGGCCAGGTTCGACCCGCAGGTCAAGGCGCTGGGGGAGTGGCTGCGCTCCCGCCACCTCGACCTCCCCGCCTCGCTCCTCCCGCCGGCCCCACCCCCCGCCCCGCCGCTCCCCACCACCCCGCCCGTCCGGCCCGAGCCCCCGGAGGCCCCGCTGTGA
- a CDS encoding HAD family hydrolase codes for MVDVVFFDLDGTLVDHRRAAFAAIGGIVGGATEAVGSTGSAGSAGSVAELAAEWWALEARHMWEYLDGECSFTEQHRRRTRAFLPLLGEPVSEDPAALDRWIAERYLPALDESWQCYADVLPCLEALGRMPGRRPRLAVLTNGDPGQQRAKLDRFGLAGHFEAVLTPTELGAAKPAAYAAACRRMGTVPERAANVGDMLPTDVTAAAAAGLTGVWLDRGVDFVTGGPSPVAEPSVLRIERLTELPELLAQMGS; via the coding sequence ATGGTGGATGTGGTGTTCTTCGATCTGGACGGAACGCTGGTCGATCACCGCCGGGCGGCCTTCGCCGCGATCGGCGGGATCGTCGGGGGCGCGACGGAGGCGGTGGGGTCGACGGGGTCGGCGGGCTCGGCGGGGTCGGTCGCGGAGCTGGCGGCGGAGTGGTGGGCGTTGGAGGCGCGCCACATGTGGGAGTACCTGGACGGGGAGTGCTCGTTCACCGAGCAGCACCGGCGACGGACCCGGGCCTTCCTGCCGCTGCTGGGTGAGCCGGTGTCCGAGGATCCGGCGGCGCTGGACAGGTGGATCGCCGAGCGGTACCTGCCCGCCCTCGATGAGTCCTGGCAGTGCTACGCCGACGTGCTGCCCTGCCTGGAGGCCCTCGGACGGATGCCGGGTCGCCGGCCCCGGCTGGCGGTGCTCACCAACGGGGACCCCGGGCAGCAGCGGGCCAAGCTGGACCGCTTCGGGCTCGCGGGGCACTTCGAAGCCGTCCTGACCCCGACCGAACTCGGCGCCGCCAAACCCGCGGCCTACGCCGCCGCCTGCCGCCGGATGGGAACCGTCCCCGAACGGGCCGCCAATGTCGGCGACATGCTCCCCACCGACGTCACGGCGGCCGCCGCGGCCGGGCTCACCGGGGTCTGGCTGGACCGCGGCGTCGACTTCGTCACCGGCGGCCCGTCGCCCGTCGCGGAGCCGTCGGTGCTGCGGATCGAGCGGCTCACGGAGCTGCCGGAGTTGCTGGCGCAGATGGGGAGTTGA
- a CDS encoding alcohol dehydrogenase catalytic domain-containing protein produces the protein MFLAVGGTGQRGECDSCRRGDFANCRHQEQTGATADGGYADRGYAEVVYARTSGLVHVPDEVPPAEVPPAEAAPLLRAGLSAFSGLQRIGARPGALVAVQGIGGLGYPAL, from the coding sequence TTGTTTTTGGCCGTTGGGGGTACGGGGCAGCGCGGGGAGTGCGACTCCTGCCGGCGCGGCGACTTCGCGAACTGCCGGCACCAGGAGCAGACCGGCGCCACCGCCGACGGCGGTTACGCCGACAGAGGTTACGCCGAGGTCGTCTACGCGCGGACCAGCGGTCTGGTGCACGTCCCCGACGAGGTGCCGCCCGCCGAGGTGCCGCCCGCCGAGGCGGCGCCGCTGTTGCGTGCCGGGCTGAGCGCGTTCAGCGGGCTGCAGCGGATCGGCGCCCGGCCGGGGGCGCTGGTCGCGGTGCAGGGCATCGGCGGGCTGGGGTACCCGGCCCTGTAG
- a CDS encoding acetyl/propionyl/methylcrotonyl-CoA carboxylase subunit alpha: MITSLLVANRGEIARRVFRTCRTLGIATVAVYADPDADARHVREADTAVRLPGAAPADTYLRADLLVRAALDAGADAVHPGYGFLSESAEFAQAVLDAGLRWIGPPPAAIAAMGSKTAAKRLMAEAGVPVLTVGPDPTEADLPLLVKAASGGGGRGMRVVRTLAELPAALAAARAEAAAAFGDDEVFCEPYLPTGRHLEVQLLADTHGTVWAVGDRDCSLQRRHQKVIEEAPAPGLTPELRERLHAAAVAAARAVGYQGAGTAEFLLAPDGRLAFLEMNTRLQVEHPVTECVTGLDLVALQLAVAEGEHLPAAPPPTRGCAIEARLYAEDPARDWQPATGPLHLLELPGTDVEFTTAQAPSGLRLDAGAGAGDKVTVHYDPMLAKVVAWAPTRTAAARRLADALARARLHGPTTNRDLLVRALRHPDFLAGRVHTALLADHHAELTAPDGKSAPLAALAAALTDAADRRGPLRELPSGWRNLPSQPQVKRYRATDGTEHEVRYLLTRDGLRADDHPDVQLLRSTPESVDLAVGPLRRHYRIARHGDRIFVDAPTEHHTLTAVDRHPVPTAPLAPGTLLAPMPGTVVRLEAGPGERVTAGQVLLAIEAMKMEHRVTAPTDGTLTDLPATLGRQVETGTVLAVVTPDH, translated from the coding sequence ATGATCACCTCCCTGCTGGTGGCCAACCGAGGCGAGATCGCCCGCCGGGTCTTCCGCACCTGCCGCACCCTCGGCATCGCCACCGTCGCCGTGTACGCCGACCCCGACGCCGACGCCCGGCACGTCCGGGAGGCCGACACCGCCGTCCGGCTGCCCGGGGCCGCGCCCGCCGACACCTACCTGCGCGCCGACCTGCTGGTCCGCGCGGCGCTCGATGCGGGGGCCGACGCGGTCCACCCGGGATACGGATTCCTGTCCGAGAGCGCCGAGTTCGCGCAGGCGGTGCTCGACGCGGGGCTGCGCTGGATCGGCCCGCCGCCCGCCGCCATCGCCGCGATGGGCTCCAAGACCGCCGCCAAGCGCCTGATGGCCGAGGCGGGCGTCCCCGTCCTCACCGTCGGCCCCGATCCCACCGAGGCCGACCTTCCGCTGCTGGTCAAGGCCGCGTCCGGCGGCGGCGGACGCGGCATGCGGGTGGTGCGCACCCTGGCCGAACTCCCGGCCGCCCTGGCTGCCGCCCGCGCCGAGGCTGCTGCCGCGTTCGGCGACGACGAGGTGTTCTGCGAACCGTACCTGCCCACCGGCCGCCACCTGGAGGTGCAGCTGCTCGCCGACACCCACGGCACCGTGTGGGCCGTCGGCGACCGCGACTGCTCGCTCCAGCGCCGCCACCAGAAGGTGATCGAGGAGGCCCCCGCCCCCGGCCTCACTCCCGAGCTGCGCGAACGCCTGCACGCCGCCGCGGTCGCCGCCGCCCGCGCCGTCGGCTACCAGGGCGCCGGGACGGCCGAGTTCCTGCTCGCCCCCGACGGCCGCCTCGCCTTCCTGGAGATGAACACCCGCCTCCAGGTCGAACACCCCGTCACCGAGTGCGTCACCGGACTCGACCTGGTCGCCCTCCAGCTCGCCGTCGCCGAGGGCGAACACCTCCCGGCCGCCCCGCCCCCCACCCGCGGCTGCGCGATCGAGGCCCGCCTGTACGCCGAGGACCCGGCCCGCGACTGGCAGCCCGCCACCGGCCCACTCCACCTCCTCGAACTCCCCGGTACGGACGTCGAGTTCACCACCGCCCAGGCCCCGTCCGGACTGCGCCTGGACGCCGGAGCCGGGGCCGGCGACAAGGTCACCGTCCACTACGACCCGATGCTCGCCAAAGTCGTCGCCTGGGCCCCCACCCGCACCGCCGCCGCCCGCCGCCTCGCCGACGCCCTCGCCCGCGCCCGCCTGCACGGCCCCACCACCAACCGCGACCTGCTGGTCCGTGCCCTGCGCCACCCCGACTTCCTGGCGGGCCGCGTCCACACCGCCCTGCTCGCCGACCACCACGCCGAACTCACCGCCCCCGACGGCAAATCCGCGCCCCTCGCCGCCCTCGCCGCCGCCCTCACCGACGCCGCCGACCGCCGAGGCCCACTGCGCGAACTCCCCTCCGGCTGGCGCAACCTGCCCTCCCAGCCGCAGGTCAAGCGCTACCGCGCCACCGACGGCACCGAACACGAGGTCCGCTACCTGCTCACCCGCGACGGGCTGCGCGCCGACGACCACCCCGACGTCCAACTCCTGCGCAGCACACCCGAATCCGTCGACCTGGCGGTCGGCCCCCTGCGCCGCCACTACCGGATCGCCCGCCACGGCGACCGGATCTTCGTCGACGCCCCGACCGAGCACCACACCCTGACCGCCGTCGACCGCCACCCCGTCCCCACCGCCCCGCTCGCCCCCGGCACCCTGCTCGCCCCGATGCCCGGCACCGTCGTCCGGCTCGAAGCAGGCCCCGGCGAACGCGTCACCGCGGGCCAAGTCCTGCTCGCCATCGAGGCGATGAAGATGGAACACCGGGTCACCGCCCCCACCGACGGCACCCTCACCGACCTCCCCGCGACCCTCGGCCGCCAGGTCGAGACCGGCACCGTCCTCGCCGTCGTCACCCCCGACCACTGA
- a CDS encoding acyl-CoA carboxylase subunit beta, translating into MTVLSTRLDPDAPEYEANRAAMLARLAELDTEHAKALAGGGPKYLERHRSRGKLAARERIELLLDPDSPFLELSPLAAWGSPYQVGAALVTGIGTVAGTECVITANDPTVRGGSSNPWTLRKALRANEIALRNRLPLINLVESGGADLPSQKEIFIPGGALFRDLTRLSAAGIPTVAVVFGNSTAGGAYVPGMSDHVIMVKERAKVFLGGPPLVKMATGEESDDESLGGAEMHARTSGLADHLALDEPDALRLARRVVHRLHWRKSGPAPTRCPEPPKYPEDDLLGIVPGDLKAPFDPREVIARIVDASDFDEFKPRYGTSLTTGWATLLGHPVGILANAQGVLFSQESQKAAQFIQLANQLDRPLLFLHNTTGYMVGREYEQGGIIKHGAMMINAVANSTVPHLSVLMGASYGAGHYGMCGRAYDPRFLFTWPSAKSAVMGPQQLAGVLSLVARQSAAAKGQPYDEETDATIRAAVEQQIEAESLPIFLSGRLYDDGVIDPRDTRTILGLCLSAIHSAPIEGARGYGVFRM; encoded by the coding sequence GTGACCGTCCTGTCCACCCGGCTCGACCCGGACGCCCCGGAGTACGAGGCCAACCGTGCCGCGATGCTGGCCCGACTCGCCGAACTGGACACCGAACACGCCAAGGCGCTGGCCGGCGGCGGGCCCAAGTACCTGGAACGCCACCGCAGTCGGGGCAAACTCGCGGCCCGCGAACGGATCGAGCTGCTGCTCGACCCCGACTCGCCGTTCCTCGAACTCTCCCCGCTCGCCGCCTGGGGCAGCCCGTACCAGGTCGGCGCGGCCCTGGTCACCGGCATCGGCACGGTGGCCGGCACCGAATGCGTCATCACCGCCAACGACCCCACCGTGCGCGGCGGTTCGTCCAACCCGTGGACGCTGCGCAAGGCCCTGCGGGCCAACGAGATCGCCCTGCGCAACCGGCTCCCGCTGATCAACCTGGTCGAGTCCGGCGGCGCCGACCTGCCCAGCCAGAAGGAGATCTTCATCCCGGGCGGCGCCCTGTTCCGCGACCTGACCAGGCTGTCGGCGGCCGGAATCCCCACCGTGGCCGTGGTGTTCGGCAACTCCACGGCGGGCGGCGCGTACGTGCCCGGGATGTCCGACCACGTGATCATGGTCAAGGAACGGGCCAAGGTGTTCCTCGGCGGCCCCCCGCTGGTGAAGATGGCCACCGGCGAGGAGTCCGACGACGAGTCGCTCGGCGGCGCCGAGATGCACGCCCGCACCTCCGGCCTCGCCGACCACCTCGCCCTCGACGAGCCCGACGCCCTCCGCCTGGCCCGCCGCGTGGTCCACCGCCTGCACTGGCGCAAGTCCGGCCCCGCGCCCACGCGTTGCCCCGAACCACCGAAGTACCCGGAGGACGACCTGCTCGGCATCGTCCCCGGCGACCTCAAGGCCCCCTTCGACCCGCGCGAGGTGATCGCCCGGATCGTCGACGCCTCCGACTTCGACGAGTTCAAACCCCGCTACGGCACCAGCCTCACCACCGGCTGGGCCACCCTGCTCGGCCACCCCGTCGGCATCCTGGCCAACGCCCAGGGCGTGCTGTTCAGCCAGGAGTCCCAGAAGGCCGCCCAGTTCATCCAACTCGCCAACCAGTTGGACCGCCCGCTGCTCTTCCTGCACAACACCACCGGCTACATGGTCGGCCGGGAGTACGAACAGGGCGGCATCATCAAGCACGGCGCCATGATGATCAACGCCGTGGCCAACAGCACCGTCCCCCACCTGTCCGTCCTGATGGGCGCCTCCTACGGCGCCGGCCACTACGGCATGTGCGGCCGCGCCTACGACCCCCGCTTCCTGTTCACCTGGCCGAGTGCCAAATCCGCCGTCATGGGCCCCCAGCAACTCGCCGGCGTCCTCTCCCTGGTCGCCCGCCAATCCGCCGCCGCCAAGGGCCAGCCCTACGACGAGGAAACCGACGCCACCATCCGCGCCGCCGTCGAGCAGCAGATCGAAGCCGAATCCCTCCCGATCTTCCTCTCCGGCCGCCTCTACGACGACGGAGTGATCGACCCCCGCGACACCCGCACCATCCTCGGCCTCTGCCTCTCCGCCATCCACAGCGCCCCGATCGAGGGCGCCCGCGGCTACGGCGTCTTCCGCATGTGA